The following are encoded in a window of Gramella sp. MT6 genomic DNA:
- a CDS encoding DUF6503 family protein, whose product MKNIFIVLIILFFASCAGEKQELTAEEIVDKAIKNAGGERYKNAEIDFVFRNKEYKSTREGGKFSLERKMTDSTGNEIRDILDNDGFQRMINDTVVEVVDSMKVAYGNSVNSVHYFVQLPYGLNAEAAKKELIGKDSISGREYYEVKVTFAENGGGTDHEDEYMYWIDTRNFEVDYLAYNFETNDGGVRFRKAFNHRIIEGIRFVDYENYKYDDHSTPLKELDDLFEKRELDLLSIIETKDVKVKLGS is encoded by the coding sequence ATGAAAAATATATTTATCGTATTGATCATCCTCTTTTTTGCTTCATGTGCCGGTGAGAAACAGGAACTTACAGCAGAAGAGATCGTGGATAAAGCAATTAAAAACGCTGGTGGAGAAAGATATAAGAATGCCGAAATTGATTTTGTTTTCAGAAACAAAGAATATAAAAGCACAAGAGAAGGAGGGAAGTTTAGTCTCGAGAGAAAAATGACCGATTCCACCGGAAATGAGATCCGTGATATTTTAGATAATGATGGGTTTCAAAGAATGATAAATGATACTGTAGTAGAAGTAGTAGATTCGATGAAGGTGGCTTATGGAAATTCGGTTAATTCTGTGCATTATTTCGTCCAGCTGCCTTATGGTCTTAATGCCGAAGCTGCAAAAAAGGAATTAATAGGAAAGGACAGTATTTCTGGTCGTGAATATTATGAAGTGAAAGTGACCTTTGCTGAAAATGGTGGGGGAACAGATCATGAAGACGAATACATGTACTGGATAGACACCAGGAATTTTGAAGTAGATTATCTGGCGTATAATTTTGAAACCAACGATGGTGGTGTTCGTTTTAGAAAAGCCTTTAATCACCGAATCATTGAAGGTATTCGCTTTGTAGATTATGAAAATTACAAATACGATGACCATTCTACTCCTTTAAAAGAACTAGATGATCTTTTCGAGAAAAGAGAGCTTGATTTGCTTTCAATTATCGAAACCAAAGATGTAAAGGTTAAACTAGGGTCTTAG
- a CDS encoding phosphoglycerate mutase family protein, with amino-acid sequence MANIITIFFSVILGITNPSGESNMNNQQNEITTYYLIRHAEKDRSDSSNQNPDLTKEGSARAKKWAEVLKNVNLDAVYSTNYNRTMQTAMPLVKMNKLEILNYDTKNLNNEEFQKATKGKTVLVVGHSNTTPQLANAILGKRKHGDIDDKENGALFIVQILPNGETTSQVLYIN; translated from the coding sequence ATGGCTAATATTATCACTATTTTCTTTTCAGTAATTTTAGGGATCACCAATCCTTCAGGAGAAAGCAATATGAATAATCAGCAAAACGAGATCACCACGTATTATTTGATACGTCATGCTGAAAAAGACCGAAGTGACTCTTCAAATCAAAATCCAGATCTAACTAAGGAAGGTTCCGCCAGAGCGAAAAAATGGGCAGAAGTACTTAAGAATGTAAATCTTGACGCTGTTTATAGCACAAATTACAATCGCACCATGCAAACGGCTATGCCCCTGGTAAAAATGAATAAATTAGAGATCCTGAATTATGACACAAAGAATCTAAACAACGAGGAATTTCAGAAAGCCACCAAAGGGAAAACAGTTCTTGTAGTTGGACACAGCAACACTACACCACAATTAGCCAATGCTATCCTGGGTAAGAGGAAGCATGGAGATATTGATGATAAGGAGAACGGGGCACTGTTTATCGTGCAGATTCTGCCAAATGGAGAGACTACCAGCCAGGTGCTTTATATCAATTAA
- a CDS encoding 2,3,4,5-tetrahydropyridine-2,6-dicarboxylate N-succinyltransferase, with translation MDQLKSKIEEAWENRDLLSDKETIDAIRKVVELLDKGELRVAEPTADGWQVNEWVKKGVVLYFPIQKMETLEAGIFEYHDKIPLKKGYKEKGIRVVPNAVARHGAYISSGVIMMPSYVNIGAYVDEGTMVDTWATVGSCAQIGKNVHLSGGVGIGGVLEPLQAAPVIVEDNAFLGSRSIVVEGIRIEKEAVLGANVVLTASTKIIDVTGDEPKEFKGYVPARSVVIPGSYTKKFPAGEYQVPCALIIGKRKESTNKKTSLNDALREYNVAV, from the coding sequence ATGGATCAATTGAAATCGAAAATAGAAGAGGCCTGGGAAAACAGAGACCTGCTTTCAGATAAGGAAACCATAGACGCGATTAGAAAAGTTGTTGAACTTTTAGACAAAGGAGAATTGCGTGTGGCTGAACCAACTGCTGATGGATGGCAGGTTAATGAATGGGTAAAGAAAGGTGTTGTACTTTACTTCCCTATTCAGAAAATGGAAACCCTGGAAGCCGGAATTTTCGAATATCACGATAAGATCCCTTTGAAAAAAGGATATAAGGAAAAAGGAATTCGTGTGGTACCTAATGCCGTAGCCAGACATGGGGCATATATCTCTTCAGGAGTTATTATGATGCCGAGTTATGTAAATATCGGAGCTTATGTGGATGAAGGTACGATGGTAGATACATGGGCAACTGTTGGAAGTTGTGCTCAAATTGGTAAGAACGTACACCTTAGCGGTGGAGTTGGAATTGGCGGTGTTCTTGAACCACTTCAGGCAGCTCCAGTGATCGTAGAAGACAATGCCTTTCTGGGATCAAGAAGTATAGTGGTGGAAGGGATCAGGATTGAAAAAGAAGCTGTTTTAGGCGCCAATGTAGTGCTAACCGCTTCCACCAAGATCATCGATGTGACCGGTGACGAACCAAAAGAATTCAAAGGTTATGTACCGGCAAGATCTGTAGTGATCCCGGGAAGCTATACCAAGAAATTTCCAGCGGGAGAATACCAGGTTCCATGTGCTCTCATCATCGGGAAAAGAAAGGAAAGCACTAATAAAAAAACATCCCTGAACGACGCCTTGCGCGAATATAACGTCGCAGTTTAG
- the def gene encoding peptide deformylase codes for MILPIVAYGDPVLKKKAKEIDKDYPKLEELINNMWDTMYNAYGVGLAAPQVGLPIRIFMIDPAPFAEDEELDEAEQEALKDMRKVFINPQIIEETGEEWAFSEGCLSIPEVREDVFRQPDITIEYYDENWEKHTDTYSGLAARVIQHEYDHIEGILFTDKLSSLKKRLIKSKLTNISKGKINVEYKMRFPNAKKAR; via the coding sequence ATGATTTTACCAATTGTAGCATACGGAGATCCGGTTTTAAAAAAGAAAGCCAAAGAGATCGATAAGGATTATCCGAAACTTGAGGAATTGATCAACAATATGTGGGATACCATGTATAATGCCTACGGAGTTGGTCTCGCCGCTCCACAAGTAGGACTTCCAATCAGGATTTTTATGATAGATCCCGCTCCCTTTGCAGAAGATGAAGAATTAGACGAAGCAGAACAGGAAGCGCTAAAGGATATGCGTAAGGTTTTCATTAATCCTCAGATCATTGAAGAGACCGGTGAAGAATGGGCTTTTAGTGAAGGCTGTTTAAGTATTCCTGAAGTTCGTGAAGATGTCTTTAGACAACCGGATATTACCATCGAGTATTATGACGAAAATTGGGAAAAACATACCGATACTTACTCAGGATTGGCAGCAAGAGTAATTCAGCATGAATATGATCATATTGAAGGAATTTTGTTTACAGATAAGCTTTCCAGCCTGAAAAAGAGACTGATAAAAAGTAAACTGACGAATATTTCGAAGGGCAAGATCAATGTAGAATATAAGATGCGTTTCCCTAATGCAAAAAAAGCCCGATAA
- the ruvX gene encoding Holliday junction resolvase RuvX: MPRILALDYGTKRTGIAVTDELKMIASGLTTVQTPELIKFLEDYFKNEKVERVLVGEPKRMDDTPSQSEVHIQEFLKKFTEKFPDMPLERVDERFTSKMAVQSMIDGGLKKKKRRDKALVDEISATIILQTWLYE; the protein is encoded by the coding sequence ATGCCCAGAATTTTAGCCCTGGATTACGGAACAAAGAGAACTGGAATAGCCGTTACCGATGAATTGAAGATGATCGCTTCGGGTCTTACTACTGTTCAAACTCCTGAACTTATAAAATTCCTTGAAGACTATTTCAAAAATGAGAAAGTGGAACGGGTTTTGGTCGGGGAACCAAAGAGGATGGATGATACGCCTTCTCAAAGTGAGGTTCATATTCAGGAATTCTTAAAGAAGTTTACTGAAAAATTTCCTGATATGCCTTTAGAAAGAGTAGACGAGCGCTTTACCAGTAAAATGGCCGTGCAGAGCATGATCGATGGAGGATTGAAGAAAAAGAAACGACGCGATAAGGCCCTGGTTGATGAGATTAGTGCGACTATCATCTTGCAAACCTGGCTTTACGAATAA
- a CDS encoding DUF5606 domain-containing protein encodes MGLDKILAISGKPGLYELTAQTRGGFVAKSLLDGKKIAVNMRHNVSILSEIAIYTYTEEIPLGEVFQKIKEKENGEEAISHKASKKELEDYFSEVLPDYDEDRVYASDMKKIFQWYNILIKNGFTDFSKEEKAEETKDEEE; translated from the coding sequence ATGGGATTAGATAAAATTCTTGCTATTTCTGGAAAACCCGGTTTATATGAGCTTACCGCTCAAACCAGAGGTGGCTTTGTAGCAAAATCTTTACTAGACGGTAAGAAGATCGCAGTGAATATGCGTCACAATGTGAGTATTTTGAGCGAGATCGCTATTTATACTTATACTGAAGAGATTCCGTTAGGTGAAGTTTTCCAGAAGATCAAGGAAAAAGAGAATGGTGAGGAAGCTATCAGCCATAAAGCATCTAAGAAAGAGCTAGAAGATTATTTTTCTGAAGTGCTTCCAGATTATGATGAAGACAGGGTGTACGCCAGTGATATGAAGAAGATCTTCCAGTGGTACAACATATTGATAAAAAACGGATTCACAGATTTTTCTAAAGAGGAGAAAGCTGAAGAAACCAAGGATGAAGAAGAATAG
- a CDS encoding CsbD family protein translates to MNEDQREGKWKQIKGEFKQKYGKLTDDDTTYSEGKFDEMLGRMQEKTGKSKEELKNEIDKW, encoded by the coding sequence ATGAATGAAGATCAGAGAGAAGGTAAGTGGAAACAAATTAAAGGTGAATTTAAACAGAAGTATGGAAAATTAACCGACGATGATACCACTTATTCTGAAGGAAAATTTGATGAGATGCTTGGAAGAATGCAAGAAAAGACAGGAAAATCTAAGGAAGAATTGAAAAATGAAATCGATAAATGGTGA
- a CDS encoding esterase-like activity of phytase family protein yields the protein MKKISILCLLSIVLSGCAVTRKIENDNVELRFLDEYVLPAETEIDQTAVGGLSGIDYKNEKLFMVSDDAGNPRIYLADLIIEDKKIREIAVDQLIIIKKTEEFRNKVFDLEAIRYDKDRTKFIVTSEGAIDDRKDPGIYEISILGHAKKAYTIPDYFNSNSAQKPRNNGVFEGITESIDNKGYWVAMELPLEEDGPKPKIYPSRSHVRITKYDKETGKPVKQFAYKLDGVSKLPINYFAVNGVTEILEYDQDKFLILERSYSAGYGSHGNTVKIFDVDASKATNILDKNELKGEKYNKAEKKLIFNFKSVKDQLTREIVDNIEGMCFGPTLENGERSLLLVSDNNFNSFAEQINQFILMQIKIKDGDSVTD from the coding sequence ATGAAGAAAATATCGATCCTGTGCCTTCTTTCTATAGTGCTTAGCGGTTGTGCGGTAACCAGAAAGATCGAAAATGATAATGTTGAATTAAGATTTCTAGACGAATATGTCTTACCGGCAGAAACTGAGATTGATCAAACAGCTGTAGGGGGATTATCTGGTATAGATTATAAAAATGAAAAGTTATTTATGGTTAGCGATGATGCGGGCAATCCACGTATTTATCTCGCAGACCTAATAATTGAAGATAAAAAGATCAGGGAGATTGCAGTGGATCAACTTATAATTATTAAAAAAACTGAAGAGTTTCGAAATAAGGTTTTCGACCTGGAAGCTATCAGATACGATAAGGATCGAACCAAATTTATTGTCACTAGTGAAGGTGCCATCGATGACAGAAAAGATCCGGGTATTTATGAGATCTCGATCCTTGGCCATGCAAAAAAAGCCTATACAATTCCAGACTATTTTAACTCCAATTCAGCTCAGAAACCGAGAAACAATGGTGTCTTTGAGGGAATTACTGAGAGTATTGATAATAAGGGTTACTGGGTTGCTATGGAATTGCCCTTGGAAGAAGATGGTCCCAAACCTAAGATCTATCCTTCCAGGTCTCACGTTAGGATCACAAAATACGATAAGGAAACCGGGAAACCAGTGAAACAATTCGCCTATAAACTTGATGGCGTTTCAAAATTACCTATTAATTATTTTGCTGTGAATGGGGTTACAGAGATCCTGGAATATGACCAGGATAAATTTTTAATACTTGAAAGGTCCTATTCTGCGGGATATGGCTCACACGGTAATACTGTGAAAATTTTTGATGTAGATGCATCAAAAGCTACTAACATTCTTGACAAGAATGAGCTAAAGGGCGAAAAATACAACAAAGCCGAAAAGAAACTTATATTCAATTTTAAATCGGTAAAAGATCAGTTAACCCGAGAGATCGTAGACAATATTGAAGGAATGTGTTTTGGACCAACCCTTGAAAATGGTGAACGATCTTTATTACTTGTTTCAGACAATAATTTCAACAGTTTTGCTGAGCAGATAAACCAGTTTATTTTAATGCAAATAAAAATCAAGGACGGAGATTCTGTAACAGATTAG
- a CDS encoding glycosyltransferase family 9 protein — protein MKILVIQIKMIGDVLTSSILFEALRKEFPEAELHYMIYEHTYPVVQNNPNIDKIIFTDKDNSLRSLIQMTKKEKYHAVIDVYSNLKTALITGLSGAKYRIAYNKKYTRPLCTHVFSRNIQAQTIAGAAIEKRMRMLSPLSSNFPIEIKPKIFLTEEEKKEAKQKLEISKIDLSKPLYMIGALGSSEKKTYPLPYLAEMLDEIVRESGANLLFNYVPSQKTDIENIYQLCQPETRKHIHLNIYGKSLREFLVLTSHCDGLIGNEGGAINMAKALDIPTFAIFSPPLNKENWNIYEDGKKNVSVHLKDYQPELFQNKTFKELSKDNTELYNKLKPSLFTDKLQHFLKHNSK, from the coding sequence TTGAAGATACTTGTAATACAGATAAAAATGATTGGGGATGTGCTTACATCCTCAATCCTCTTTGAGGCCCTTCGGAAGGAATTCCCGGAAGCCGAACTGCATTACATGATCTATGAGCATACGTACCCGGTTGTCCAGAACAACCCGAATATAGATAAGATCATTTTTACCGATAAGGATAACTCACTAAGAAGTCTTATCCAGATGACCAAAAAAGAAAAATATCATGCGGTCATCGATGTCTATTCCAATTTAAAAACTGCCCTCATTACAGGACTTTCAGGTGCAAAATACAGAATAGCCTACAATAAGAAATATACACGTCCGCTTTGTACGCATGTGTTCAGCAGGAATATCCAGGCACAAACTATTGCCGGTGCAGCTATTGAAAAAAGGATGCGAATGCTGAGTCCCTTATCTTCAAATTTTCCAATTGAGATCAAACCAAAGATATTTTTGACCGAAGAGGAAAAGAAAGAAGCAAAGCAGAAATTAGAAATTTCAAAAATAGACCTTTCTAAACCTCTATATATGATTGGTGCTTTAGGTAGTTCTGAAAAGAAAACCTATCCCCTTCCTTATTTAGCCGAAATGTTGGATGAGATCGTTAGAGAATCAGGTGCTAATCTTCTTTTTAACTATGTGCCTTCCCAAAAAACAGATATAGAAAATATTTACCAGCTTTGCCAACCGGAAACCCGGAAACATATTCACCTGAATATCTACGGTAAAAGCCTTCGAGAATTTCTGGTATTAACCTCGCATTGTGATGGCCTCATAGGTAACGAGGGCGGTGCTATAAACATGGCCAAAGCTTTAGATATTCCAACATTCGCAATTTTCTCACCACCACTGAATAAGGAAAACTGGAATATTTATGAAGACGGGAAAAAAAATGTATCGGTTCATTTAAAAGATTATCAGCCGGAATTATTTCAGAATAAGACCTTTAAAGAACTTTCAAAAGATAATACCGAGCTTTATAACAAATTAAAGCCATCACTTTTCACAGATAAATTGCAGCATTTTTTAAAGCATAATTCTAAATGA
- the smpB gene encoding SsrA-binding protein SmpB has protein sequence MKNTINIKNRKAKFNYEFLDKYTAGIKLAGTEIKAIREGKANIAESFCEFNNHELFVINMHVEEYSHATHFNHNPKSERKLLLQRRELRKLEKEVTNSGLTIIPLRLFINDRGLAKLQIALAKGKKLYDKRETIKDRESKRRLDRIKKEYK, from the coding sequence ATGAAGAATACTATCAACATCAAGAACCGTAAAGCTAAGTTCAATTATGAATTCCTGGATAAATATACCGCAGGTATCAAATTAGCAGGAACAGAGATCAAAGCTATACGGGAAGGAAAAGCGAATATTGCCGAAAGTTTTTGTGAATTCAATAATCACGAGCTTTTTGTTATCAATATGCATGTTGAAGAATATTCTCATGCCACTCACTTTAATCACAATCCCAAAAGTGAAAGAAAGTTATTACTGCAGCGCCGGGAATTGAGAAAACTGGAAAAGGAAGTAACCAATTCCGGGTTGACCATTATTCCCCTTAGATTGTTCATAAATGACCGCGGACTTGCAAAATTACAGATCGCTCTGGCCAAGGGTAAAAAACTTTATGATAAAAGAGAAACCATCAAAGATCGCGAAAGCAAGCGTCGATTAGACCGAATCAAGAAAGAATACAAATAA
- a CDS encoding DUF5686 and carboxypeptidase regulatory-like domain-containing protein, whose translation MLKKLLGLILFFAVSQMSSQITGEVKDEKGNPLPYVNIYTETGSKGTTTNDDGIYELKINEAGNYTLVYQFLGYKTLKKEIKAESFPIEIDVVLKAESTSLEEVTVQSGDNPANRIIRNAIDVRELNAEKLESFTADFYSRGLWRIKNAPEKILGQDVGDLGGGLDSTRSGIVYLSETISEIAFQKPDDFKEKIIASKVSGDDNGFSLNSAQEAYFSFYENTLEINSEMVSPIADYAFNYYKYQLEGTFFDDWGNLINKIKVTPKRENDRVFSGYIYIVEDLWQIYGVELTTTGKAVQVPPIEELVFRQNYKYSKENGLYIQISQSVDFSFKMFGFGGNGRFTAVYSNYDFSPQFTKNSFGREILSFQEQANKKDSLYWEELRPVPLTSEEIEDYVRKDSIQEVKSTKKYKDSVDAVRNKFGLTDVLFGYSYTNSWKHRSFNISAPVTGIGFNTVQGWNTDVTLSYRQRTGEDQENYWRVFSNIDYGLSEDRFRIKGGFAKKFNNFNKPVLRISGGTSAEQINDREPIAPLLNSITTIFFERNYMKLYEKSFAQIGYGQDVFPGINLSGEFAWENRQALTNHTDHVIMDWEERNYTSNNPLQPENFGSLPFEEHSIFKTDLTADITFGQKYMSYPNGRYDVYESKYPKLKLSWEKGFGGSESKYNFDQFKAEIRQSLNLGNKGEFQYLLNGGIFSNAEEISLVDYQHFNGNQTRIGFGSYVGKFNLMPYYNFSTNKNYAEIHAEHDFQGWALGKLPLINKLNFNLVVGAHRLITEDRNPYSEYSVGIDNLGFGKFRFLRLDYVVSDFGGKRDGAFIFGLKF comes from the coding sequence ATGCTTAAAAAGCTACTTGGGCTGATACTGTTTTTTGCAGTTTCCCAGATGTCTTCCCAAATTACCGGGGAAGTTAAAGACGAAAAAGGTAATCCTCTACCCTATGTAAATATTTATACCGAAACCGGCTCAAAAGGTACTACAACCAATGATGACGGCATCTATGAGCTGAAAATAAATGAGGCAGGGAATTACACCCTCGTATATCAGTTCCTGGGTTACAAAACGCTTAAAAAGGAAATTAAAGCTGAGTCTTTCCCTATTGAGATAGATGTTGTTTTGAAAGCCGAAAGCACAAGCCTGGAGGAAGTTACAGTGCAAAGTGGGGATAATCCCGCCAATAGGATCATTAGAAATGCTATTGATGTAAGAGAACTAAATGCCGAAAAGCTGGAATCATTTACTGCCGATTTTTATTCCCGCGGATTATGGAGGATCAAGAATGCACCTGAGAAAATTTTAGGCCAGGACGTGGGTGACCTCGGCGGAGGTTTGGACTCTACCCGAAGTGGAATTGTTTACCTAAGTGAGACCATTTCAGAGATCGCTTTTCAGAAACCAGATGACTTCAAGGAGAAGATCATCGCTTCTAAAGTTAGCGGTGATGATAATGGCTTCAGTTTAAATTCAGCGCAAGAGGCTTACTTTTCTTTCTATGAAAATACTTTAGAGATCAATAGTGAAATGGTCTCCCCTATTGCCGACTATGCTTTTAACTACTACAAATATCAACTCGAAGGAACTTTTTTTGATGATTGGGGCAATCTCATTAATAAGATCAAGGTAACTCCGAAGCGAGAAAACGACCGCGTTTTTTCAGGATATATCTATATCGTGGAAGACCTCTGGCAAATTTACGGTGTAGAACTCACCACCACCGGTAAGGCTGTGCAGGTTCCACCTATTGAAGAACTTGTTTTCAGGCAGAATTACAAATATTCCAAGGAGAATGGACTCTATATACAGATCTCGCAAAGCGTAGATTTCAGCTTTAAAATGTTTGGCTTTGGCGGGAATGGTAGATTCACGGCCGTTTACAGCAATTATGATTTTAGTCCGCAGTTCACTAAAAATAGCTTCGGAAGAGAGATCCTTAGTTTCCAGGAACAAGCCAATAAAAAAGATTCACTTTACTGGGAAGAACTAAGACCGGTCCCACTTACTTCTGAAGAAATTGAAGATTATGTTAGGAAAGATAGTATTCAAGAGGTAAAAAGCACCAAAAAATATAAGGATTCTGTAGATGCAGTCCGGAATAAATTTGGCCTAACCGATGTGCTTTTTGGATATTCATATACCAATTCCTGGAAACACAGAAGTTTTAATATCAGTGCTCCTGTGACTGGAATTGGTTTCAACACGGTGCAGGGTTGGAATACAGATGTGACCTTATCTTACAGGCAGAGAACCGGTGAAGATCAGGAGAATTACTGGCGAGTATTTTCAAATATCGACTATGGTTTAAGTGAAGATAGGTTCAGGATCAAAGGCGGATTCGCGAAAAAGTTCAATAATTTCAATAAGCCTGTGCTTAGAATATCTGGGGGAACCAGCGCGGAACAGATCAATGATAGAGAACCGATTGCCCCTCTTTTAAATAGTATCACCACTATTTTCTTCGAGCGAAATTATATGAAGCTTTACGAAAAAAGCTTTGCTCAGATCGGCTATGGTCAGGATGTTTTTCCGGGTATCAATTTGTCTGGGGAATTTGCCTGGGAGAACAGGCAGGCCCTTACCAATCATACAGATCACGTCATCATGGATTGGGAAGAGCGTAATTATACCTCGAATAATCCTCTGCAACCGGAAAATTTCGGAAGTCTTCCTTTTGAAGAACATTCAATTTTCAAAACAGATCTTACCGCAGATATTACTTTTGGCCAGAAATATATGAGTTATCCTAATGGTCGCTATGATGTATATGAATCCAAATACCCAAAATTAAAGCTAAGCTGGGAAAAAGGATTTGGCGGCAGCGAAAGCAAATACAATTTTGACCAGTTCAAAGCCGAAATACGGCAAAGTCTTAACCTCGGCAATAAAGGTGAATTCCAATATCTTTTAAATGGAGGGATCTTCTCGAATGCTGAAGAGATCAGCCTGGTAGATTACCAACATTTCAATGGAAACCAGACCAGAATAGGTTTTGGAAGTTATGTGGGTAAATTCAATTTAATGCCTTATTACAATTTCAGCACCAACAAGAATTATGCTGAGATACATGCGGAACATGATTTCCAGGGTTGGGCATTAGGAAAATTACCCCTGATCAATAAACTGAACTTCAACCTGGTGGTTGGAGCTCACAGATTAATTACTGAAGACAGAAATCCTTATTCAGAATACTCGGTAGGAATAGACAATCTTGGATTTGGAAAGTTCAGGTTTTTAAGACTGGATTATGTGGTATCGGACTTTGGAGGAAAAAGGGATGGTGCTTTTATCTTCGGTCTAAAGTTTTAA